In Lonchura striata isolate bLonStr1 chromosome 2, bLonStr1.mat, whole genome shotgun sequence, a single genomic region encodes these proteins:
- the TSC22D1 gene encoding TSC22 domain family protein 1 isoform X6: MDLVKSHLMYAVREEVEVLKEQIKELIEKNSQLEQENTLLKTLASPEQLAQFQAQLQTGSPPSSSQSQGTTQQPAQPASQGSGSSA, encoded by the exons ATG GATCTGGTAAAGAGTCACTTGATGTACGCAGTAAGGGAGGAAGTGGAGGTCCTCAAAGAGCAAATCAAAGAGCTGATAGAGAAGAACTCTCAGCTGGAGCAAGAAAACACGCTGCTAAAAACACttgccagcccagagcagcttgCCCAGTTCCAAGCACAGCTGCAGACTGGTTCTCCACCTTCCTCTTCCCAGTCACAAGGGACAACACAGCAGCCTGCTCAGCCAGCATCACAGGGCTCAGGGTCTTCAGCATAG
- the TSC22D1 gene encoding TSC22 domain family protein 1 isoform X5: MNAQCCRPVAMDLGVYQLRHFSISFLSSLLGTDNSSLRLDSSSSGASVVAIDNKIEQAMDLVKSHLMYAVREEVEVLKEQIKELIEKNSQLEQENTLLKTLASPEQLAQFQAQLQTGSPPSSSQSQGTTQQPAQPASQGSGSSA; encoded by the exons ATGAATGCCCAATGTTGTAGACCGGTGGCAATGGATCTAGGAGTTTATCAACTAAGACACTTCTCGATTTCGTTCTTATCGTCATTGCTGGGCACCGACAACTCGTCTCTGAGGCTCGACAGTAG cTCCTCTGGTGCAAGCGTAGTAGCTATCGACAACAAGATCGAGCAAGCGATG GATCTGGTAAAGAGTCACTTGATGTACGCAGTAAGGGAGGAAGTGGAGGTCCTCAAAGAGCAAATCAAAGAGCTGATAGAGAAGAACTCTCAGCTGGAGCAAGAAAACACGCTGCTAAAAACACttgccagcccagagcagcttgCCCAGTTCCAAGCACAGCTGCAGACTGGTTCTCCACCTTCCTCTTCCCAGTCACAAGGGACAACACAGCAGCCTGCTCAGCCAGCATCACAGGGCTCAGGGTCTTCAGCATAG